Proteins encoded together in one Aeromonas encheleia window:
- the pta gene encoding phosphate acetyltransferase, with protein MLIPVGTGVGVTSVSLGVVRAMERHGVNVSFFKPVAQPRPGETGTERSTAVIRAAANINPPEPFALSYAENMITSSNTDILLEEIVARFEEHVKSSGAEVVVIEGLVPTDKQPFANKLNYDVAKALDADMVFVTHPGNDSSQKLKERIELACSNFGGVSNPRIVGCVINKVGAPVDEHGVTRPDLTEMFEAHHHTSDSAHNLEVLQVFGKSPLRILGCIPWNTQLIAPRAKDLAKHLAAKILHKGELDSRRLQTVTFCARSIHNMIEHFRPGSLLVTSGDRSDVIVSACLSAMNGVKLGALLLTGNYHPEPQVIALCQQAMATGLPIMITGTNTWQTAVSLQNFNVDIPEDDRERIELVQDYVAGHIDKHWIESLSAKSTRSRRLSPPAFRYQLTELARQANKRVVLPEGEEPRTIKAAAICAERGIARPVLLGNPEEIRRVAEQQGVVLTDRVEIIDPLEVRERYVPRLVELRKNKGMTEVVAREQLEDNVVLGTMMLERGEVDGLVSGAVHTTANTIRPPMQIIKTAPGSSLISSIFFMLLPDQVLVYGDCAINPDPSAEQLAEIAIQSADSAAAFGIEPRVAMISYSTGTSGAGADVEKVREATELAKAKRPDLIIDGPLQYDAAIMENVAKSKAPNSPVAGKATVFVFPDLNTGNTTYKAVQRSAELVSIGPMLQGMRKPVNDLSRGALVDDIVYTIALTGIQAAQAEAAEA; from the coding sequence ATGCTCATCCCGGTCGGCACTGGTGTCGGCGTAACTTCCGTGAGTCTTGGCGTCGTTCGCGCCATGGAACGTCACGGTGTCAATGTCAGCTTCTTCAAACCGGTGGCTCAGCCGCGTCCGGGTGAAACCGGTACCGAGCGCTCCACCGCCGTGATCCGCGCCGCCGCCAACATCAATCCGCCCGAGCCGTTCGCCCTCTCCTACGCCGAGAACATGATCACCTCCAGCAACACCGATATCCTGCTGGAAGAGATCGTGGCTCGCTTCGAAGAGCACGTGAAGAGCAGCGGCGCCGAAGTGGTGGTGATCGAAGGTCTGGTCCCGACCGACAAGCAGCCGTTTGCCAACAAGCTGAACTACGACGTGGCCAAGGCGCTGGACGCCGACATGGTGTTCGTGACCCATCCGGGCAACGACTCCAGCCAGAAGCTCAAAGAGCGCATCGAGCTGGCCTGCTCCAACTTTGGTGGCGTCAGCAACCCGCGTATCGTGGGCTGCGTGATCAACAAGGTCGGCGCACCGGTTGACGAGCATGGCGTGACCCGCCCCGATCTGACCGAGATGTTCGAGGCCCATCACCACACCTCCGACTCCGCTCATAACCTGGAAGTGCTGCAGGTCTTCGGCAAGAGCCCGCTGCGCATCCTCGGTTGCATCCCCTGGAACACCCAGCTGATCGCCCCGCGCGCCAAGGATCTCGCCAAGCACCTGGCCGCCAAGATCCTGCACAAGGGTGAGCTGGACAGCCGTCGCCTGCAGACCGTGACCTTCTGCGCCCGCTCCATCCACAACATGATCGAGCACTTCCGTCCGGGCAGCCTGCTGGTGACCTCAGGCGATCGCTCCGACGTCATCGTCTCCGCCTGCCTGTCCGCCATGAACGGCGTCAAGCTGGGCGCCCTGCTGCTGACCGGTAACTATCATCCGGAGCCGCAAGTCATCGCCCTGTGCCAACAGGCCATGGCCACCGGCCTGCCGATCATGATCACCGGCACCAATACCTGGCAGACCGCCGTCAGCCTGCAGAACTTCAACGTCGACATCCCGGAAGATGACCGCGAGCGGATCGAACTGGTGCAGGACTATGTGGCTGGCCACATCGACAAGCACTGGATCGAGTCGCTCTCTGCCAAGTCCACCCGTTCCCGTCGTCTGAGCCCGCCGGCCTTCCGTTATCAGCTGACCGAGCTGGCCCGTCAGGCCAACAAGCGCGTCGTGCTGCCGGAAGGGGAAGAGCCGCGCACCATCAAGGCTGCCGCCATCTGTGCCGAGCGTGGCATTGCCCGTCCGGTGCTGCTGGGCAACCCGGAAGAGATCCGTCGCGTCGCCGAACAGCAGGGTGTGGTACTGACCGATCGCGTCGAGATCATCGACCCGCTGGAAGTGCGCGAGCGCTACGTGCCGCGTCTGGTCGAGCTGCGCAAGAACAAGGGCATGACCGAAGTGGTTGCCCGCGAACAGCTGGAAGACAACGTGGTGCTGGGCACCATGATGCTCGAGCGTGGCGAAGTGGACGGTCTGGTCTCCGGCGCCGTGCACACCACCGCCAACACCATCCGTCCGCCGATGCAGATCATCAAGACAGCCCCGGGTTCGTCGCTCATCTCCTCCATCTTCTTCATGCTGCTGCCTGATCAGGTGCTGGTATACGGTGACTGCGCCATCAACCCGGATCCGAGCGCCGAACAGCTGGCCGAGATCGCCATCCAGTCCGCCGACTCCGCTGCCGCCTTCGGCATCGAGCCGCGCGTCGCCATGATCTCCTACTCCACCGGTACCTCTGGCGCCGGCGCGGACGTAGAGAAAGTGCGTGAAGCGACCGAGCTGGCCAAGGCCAAGCGCCCGGATCTCATCATCGACGGCCCGCTGCAGTATGACGCGGCCATCATGGAGAACGTGGCCAAGTCCAAGGCACCGAACTCACCGGTTGCCGGTAAAGCGACTGTGTTCGTGTTCCCGGACCTGAACACCGGCAACACCACCTACAAGGCGGTACAGCGCTCCGCCGAGCTGGTCTCCATCGGCCCCATGCTGCAAGGCATGCGCAAGCCGGTCAACGACCTGTCCCGTGGCGCCCTGGTGGACGATATCGTCTACACCATCGCCCTGACCGGTATCCAGGCCGCCCAGGCCGAGGCAGCCGAAGCATAA
- the ilvN gene encoding acetolactate synthase small subunit, giving the protein MRHIISVLLENESGALSRVVGLFSQRGYNIETLTVAPTEDPTLSRMTIVTMGDERVLEQIQKQLHKLVDVLKVCDLSEGEHIEREIALVKARAAGGARDELKRLADIFRGQIVDVTPEQYTVQLVGTSEKLDAFIKTAAQTNEIIEVVRSGVCGISRADKALRP; this is encoded by the coding sequence ATGCGACACATTATTTCGGTATTGCTGGAGAACGAATCCGGCGCCCTGAGTCGTGTGGTGGGCCTCTTCTCCCAACGCGGCTACAACATCGAGACCCTGACGGTGGCCCCCACCGAGGATCCGACCCTGTCGCGCATGACAATCGTCACCATGGGCGACGAGCGGGTGCTGGAGCAGATCCAGAAGCAACTGCACAAGCTGGTGGACGTGCTCAAGGTGTGCGATCTCAGCGAGGGTGAACACATCGAGCGGGAGATCGCCCTGGTCAAGGCGCGCGCCGCCGGTGGCGCCCGCGACGAGCTGAAGCGGCTGGCGGACATCTTCCGTGGCCAGATCGTCGACGTGACCCCGGAGCAGTACACGGTGCAGCTCGTCGGGACGAGTGAGAAGCTGGATGCCTTCATCAAGACGGCGGCCCAGACCAACGAGATCATCGAGGTGGTGCGCTCAGGGGTCTGCGGCATCTCCCGCGCCGACAAGGCACTGCGACCCTGA
- a CDS encoding acetolactate synthase 3 large subunit, whose product MEMLSGAQMVVRALEDQGVEHVFGYPGGSVLDIYDALFENGKMEHILVRHEQAAVHMADGYARSTGKVGTVLVTSGPGATNCITGIATAYMDSIPLVILSGQVPTSMIGEDAFQETDMIGISRPVVKHSFLCKKASDIPDAIKKAYYIAASGRPGPVVVDLPKDVQNPKEKFPYQYPESVSLRSYNPTKAGHKGQIKRAAKLLTEAQRPVMYVGGGAINANADHLVTKLAELLNLPVTTTLMGLGAFSGIHPQFIGMLGMHGTFEANKTMHNADLIFAVGARFDDRVTNNVAKFCPNATIVHIDIDPTSISKTVQAHVPIVGSVETVLEQMLEVIRECGFDNDKQALTEWWEQIAQWRSRNCLAYETHPNLIKPQQVIEALYKVTKGEAFVASDVGQHQMFAALYYPFAKPRQWINSGGLGTMGFGIPAAMGAQFANPDAVVCCVTGDGSVQMNIQELSTCLQYGVPIKIISINNRALGMVKQWQKMFYGGRHSHSYMESLPDFVKLAEAYGHVGIAVSDPAELESAMERAFALKDRLVFMDISVDPDEHVYPMQIKFGAMDEMWLSKTERT is encoded by the coding sequence ATGGAGATGTTATCAGGCGCCCAGATGGTAGTTAGAGCGCTGGAAGATCAGGGAGTGGAGCACGTCTTTGGCTACCCTGGTGGCTCAGTGCTCGACATCTATGACGCTCTCTTCGAAAACGGCAAGATGGAACACATCCTGGTGCGGCACGAGCAGGCCGCGGTGCACATGGCGGACGGCTACGCCCGCTCCACCGGCAAGGTGGGCACTGTGCTGGTGACCTCGGGTCCCGGCGCCACCAACTGCATCACCGGCATCGCCACCGCTTACATGGACTCGATCCCCCTGGTGATCCTGTCCGGCCAGGTGCCGACCAGCATGATCGGGGAAGATGCCTTCCAGGAGACCGACATGATCGGCATCTCCCGTCCTGTGGTGAAGCACAGCTTCCTGTGCAAGAAGGCCAGCGACATCCCCGATGCCATCAAGAAGGCCTACTACATTGCCGCCAGTGGCCGCCCGGGGCCTGTGGTGGTGGATCTGCCCAAAGACGTGCAGAACCCGAAAGAGAAGTTCCCCTATCAGTATCCCGAGTCCGTCTCGCTGCGCTCCTACAATCCGACCAAGGCCGGACACAAGGGCCAGATCAAGCGGGCCGCCAAGTTGCTGACCGAGGCCCAGCGCCCGGTCATGTACGTGGGCGGTGGCGCCATCAACGCCAATGCGGATCATCTGGTGACCAAGCTGGCCGAGCTGCTGAACCTGCCGGTGACCACCACGCTGATGGGGTTGGGGGCCTTCTCCGGCATCCATCCGCAGTTCATCGGCATGCTCGGCATGCACGGCACCTTCGAAGCGAACAAGACCATGCACAACGCGGACCTGATCTTCGCTGTGGGTGCTCGTTTCGACGACCGCGTCACCAACAACGTGGCCAAGTTCTGTCCCAATGCCACCATAGTCCACATCGACATAGATCCCACCTCCATCTCCAAAACGGTGCAGGCCCACGTGCCCATCGTCGGCTCGGTGGAAACCGTGCTGGAGCAGATGCTGGAAGTGATCCGTGAGTGCGGCTTCGACAATGACAAGCAGGCGCTGACGGAGTGGTGGGAACAGATAGCGCAGTGGCGCTCCCGCAACTGCCTGGCCTACGAGACCCATCCCAACCTGATCAAGCCACAGCAGGTGATAGAGGCGCTCTACAAGGTGACCAAGGGCGAGGCGTTCGTCGCCTCCGACGTGGGTCAGCACCAGATGTTCGCCGCGCTCTACTACCCCTTCGCCAAGCCGCGCCAGTGGATCAACTCCGGTGGCCTCGGCACCATGGGCTTCGGCATTCCCGCCGCCATGGGCGCCCAGTTCGCCAATCCGGATGCGGTGGTGTGCTGTGTGACCGGTGACGGCTCGGTACAGATGAACATCCAGGAGCTCTCCACCTGTCTGCAATACGGGGTGCCCATCAAGATCATCTCCATCAACAACCGCGCCCTCGGCATGGTCAAGCAGTGGCAGAAGATGTTCTACGGCGGCCGCCACAGCCACTCCTACATGGAGTCACTGCCGGACTTCGTCAAGCTGGCGGAAGCCTATGGCCACGTCGGCATCGCCGTGAGCGATCCGGCGGAGCTCGAGAGCGCCATGGAGAGGGCCTTTGCCCTGAAGGATCGGCTGGTGTTCATGGATATCTCGGTCGACCCGGATGAGCACGTCTATCCGATGCAGATCAAGTTTGGTGCCATGGACGAGATGTGGCTGAGCAAGACGGAGAGAACCTGA
- a CDS encoding MJ1255/VC2487 family glycosyltransferase: MKILFGVQGTGNGHISRSRTLAKALKARGIEVDYLFSGRPADGYFEMGEFGHYRTFAGISFVSHEGSISGWRTLKGLSPWRFWQDMRALDCRDYDLVISDFEPLSAHAARRWQKPSLTISHQASFDWSIPRWGESGFSRQLMRRFAPVRQSLGLHWFHFGQPLLPPIIDPIALAPDNQQILVYLPFEQTEQIAALLSRFNQQHFVCFHPAIRTPSQWHNIHFEPLAREGFKQILAGCRGVITNAGFELASEALSLGKKLLVKPLGGQFEQLTNGKTLELMGLAQLMETLDANGVRAWLEAPAPGAIRYPDVAAELAAWLAGGAVEGIEQLSRRLWARTLFPEEVCDRLSELEGRMALTRPWLSQLSAFD; encoded by the coding sequence ATGAAGATACTGTTTGGCGTGCAGGGTACCGGCAATGGTCACATCAGTCGCAGCCGCACCCTGGCCAAGGCGCTGAAAGCCAGGGGGATAGAGGTCGATTACCTGTTCAGCGGCCGGCCGGCCGATGGTTACTTCGAGATGGGCGAGTTTGGGCATTATCGCACCTTTGCCGGCATCAGCTTCGTCAGCCACGAGGGGAGCATCTCGGGCTGGCGTACCCTCAAGGGGCTCTCCCCCTGGCGTTTCTGGCAGGACATGCGGGCCCTCGACTGCCGCGATTACGATCTGGTGATCAGCGATTTCGAGCCACTCAGCGCCCATGCCGCCCGTCGCTGGCAAAAGCCGAGCCTGACCATCAGCCATCAGGCCAGCTTCGACTGGTCCATTCCGCGTTGGGGGGAGAGCGGCTTCAGCCGCCAGCTGATGCGCCGCTTCGCCCCGGTCCGGCAGTCGTTGGGGCTGCACTGGTTTCACTTCGGTCAGCCGCTGTTGCCCCCCATCATCGATCCCATAGCGCTGGCCCCGGACAATCAGCAGATCCTGGTCTACCTGCCATTCGAACAGACCGAGCAGATTGCGGCCCTGCTGTCGCGCTTCAACCAGCAGCACTTCGTCTGCTTCCACCCCGCCATCCGCACCCCTAGCCAGTGGCACAACATCCACTTCGAGCCCCTGGCGCGAGAAGGCTTCAAGCAAATCTTGGCCGGTTGCCGCGGGGTCATCACCAATGCCGGTTTCGAGCTGGCCTCGGAGGCGCTCTCTCTCGGCAAGAAGCTGCTGGTCAAGCCGCTCGGTGGCCAGTTCGAGCAACTGACCAATGGCAAGACCCTGGAGCTGATGGGGCTGGCCCAGCTGATGGAGACCCTGGACGCCAACGGGGTCAGAGCCTGGCTGGAGGCGCCGGCGCCGGGGGCCATCCGCTATCCAGACGTGGCGGCCGAGCTGGCCGCCTGGCTGGCCGGCGGCGCGGTGGAGGGGATCGAGCAGTTGTCCCGCCGCCTGTGGGCCAGGACCCTCTTCCCGGAGGAGGTGTGCGATCGTCTCAGCGAGCTGGAGGGGCGCATGGCATTGACGCGCCCCTGGTTATCGCAACTCAGCGCCTTTGACTAG
- a CDS encoding phosphatase PAP2 family protein: MNKIQQWDLRVCRLCLLHPYNRPQARISRAISHTGDGPLYAVLAALLWWQGGAQRETVQIAVLAFALELPLYLLLKNALKRQRPVGLPVFITPSDRYSLPSGHTAAAFLMATVLAASFPLWAPLLFLWAMLVGASRLLLGVHYLSDLVAGALLGGGCALWALSGSQG, from the coding sequence ATGAACAAGATCCAGCAATGGGACCTGCGGGTGTGCCGTCTCTGCCTGCTCCATCCTTACAACCGCCCGCAGGCCAGGATCAGCCGGGCCATCTCCCACACCGGCGATGGCCCGCTCTATGCCGTGCTGGCCGCCTTGCTCTGGTGGCAGGGGGGAGCGCAGCGCGAGACGGTGCAGATCGCCGTGCTGGCCTTCGCCCTCGAACTACCGCTCTATCTGCTGCTCAAGAATGCCCTGAAACGCCAGCGGCCGGTGGGGTTGCCGGTCTTCATCACCCCCTCAGATCGCTACAGCCTGCCGTCCGGCCATACCGCCGCCGCCTTCCTGATGGCAACGGTGCTGGCCGCCAGCTTCCCGCTCTGGGCCCCGCTGCTGTTCCTCTGGGCCATGTTGGTGGGGGCGTCGCGGCTGCTGCTCGGGGTGCACTATCTGAGCGATCTGGTGGCCGGGGCCCTGCTCGGCGGTGGCTGCGCCTTGTGGGCATTGAGCGGGAGTCAGGGATGA
- a CDS encoding TetR/AcrR family transcriptional regulator, with protein MEKRRPGRPVGRSDIRDKLLAAARERFLNTPYSKVTTREIAELAGSNLAMIHYYFGSKEGLYKAVLGDVAEPLDQAWHDESSNRSLNDLLNTYYQVMAPNSELTSAISSALSTEKSPGRDFVLNRLLERQLPQFDALLESMRSSGQLGDNLDPEMLKISFLSMMWQPFVMKDLYEQVFGLTVDESFMSRLADHNCRLMESGLRASVN; from the coding sequence ATGGAAAAACGCAGACCAGGTCGTCCGGTCGGACGCTCCGACATCCGTGACAAGCTGCTTGCCGCCGCGCGCGAGCGTTTTCTCAATACGCCCTACAGCAAGGTGACGACCCGCGAGATCGCCGAGCTGGCCGGCTCCAATCTGGCGATGATCCACTACTACTTCGGCAGCAAAGAGGGTCTCTACAAGGCCGTGCTGGGGGATGTGGCCGAGCCGCTGGATCAGGCCTGGCATGACGAGAGCAGCAATCGCAGCCTCAACGATCTGCTCAATACCTACTATCAGGTGATGGCCCCCAACAGCGAGTTGACCTCCGCCATCTCCAGTGCGTTATCGACTGAGAAGAGCCCGGGCCGGGATTTTGTGCTGAACCGTCTGCTGGAGCGTCAGCTGCCCCAGTTCGATGCCCTGCTGGAATCCATGAGATCCAGCGGTCAGCTCGGTGACAACCTGGATCCCGAGATGCTGAAGATCTCCTTCCTCAGCATGATGTGGCAGCCGTTCGTGATGAAGGATCTCTATGAGCAGGTGTTCGGCCTGACCGTGGACGAGAGCTTCATGAGCCGGCTGGCGGATCACAACTGCCGACTGATGGAAAGCGGGCTGCGTGCCTCCGTGAACTGA
- the leuA gene encoding 2-isopropylmalate synthase: MSDRVIIFDTTLRDGEQALSASLTVKEKLQIAQALERLGVDVMEVGFPVSSPGDFLSVQTIARHIKNSRVCALARALPKDIDAAGEALKVAEAFRIHTFISTSSIHVESKLKKSFEDVLEMGISAVKHARRYTDDVEFSCEDAGRTPIDNLCRMVEAAIKAGARTINIPDTVGYTVPTEFSGIIQTLFNRVPNIDQAIISVHCHDDLGLSVANSIGAVQMGARQIECTINGIGERAGNCSLEEVAMILKTRADLLGVHTNIRHSEIHRTSTLVSQLCNMPVQPNKAIVGANAFSHSSGIHQDGVLKAKNTYEIITPESIGLTQNSLNMTSRSGRHVIKHRMESMGYLESSYDLDDLYGKFLTLADKKGQVFDYDLEALAFFSQIHEEPEHFKLEYLGVQSGSSVLATASVKLKVGQDLICEAATGNGPVDAVYQCINRITGYEIRIDKYELKGKGEGKNALGQVDIVAEYKGRKFHGMGLATDIIESSAQALVHVINSIWRADQVAEQMERNNSIKSETV, from the coding sequence ATGTCAGATCGGGTCATCATATTCGATACCACCTTGCGTGATGGTGAGCAGGCCCTGTCGGCCAGCTTGACGGTCAAGGAGAAGCTGCAGATCGCCCAGGCCCTCGAGCGGCTCGGGGTCGACGTCATGGAGGTGGGCTTCCCGGTCTCTTCCCCCGGTGATTTTCTCTCGGTGCAGACCATAGCCCGCCACATCAAGAACAGCCGGGTCTGCGCCCTGGCCCGTGCCCTGCCCAAGGACATAGATGCCGCCGGCGAAGCCTTGAAGGTCGCGGAAGCCTTCCGCATCCATACCTTTATCTCCACCTCCTCCATCCACGTGGAGAGCAAGCTCAAGAAGAGCTTCGAGGATGTGCTGGAGATGGGCATCAGCGCGGTCAAGCATGCTCGCCGTTACACCGACGACGTGGAGTTCTCCTGCGAGGATGCGGGCCGCACCCCCATCGATAACCTGTGCCGCATGGTCGAGGCCGCCATCAAGGCCGGCGCCCGCACCATCAACATCCCGGATACCGTCGGCTACACGGTACCGACCGAGTTCTCCGGCATCATCCAGACCCTGTTCAACCGGGTGCCGAACATCGATCAGGCCATCATCTCGGTGCACTGCCACGATGATCTCGGCCTGTCGGTGGCAAACTCCATCGGCGCCGTACAGATGGGGGCCCGCCAGATCGAGTGCACCATCAACGGCATCGGCGAGCGAGCGGGCAACTGCTCCCTGGAGGAGGTGGCGATGATCCTGAAGACCCGCGCCGACCTGCTCGGGGTCCACACCAACATCCGCCACAGCGAGATCCACCGCACCAGCACCCTGGTCAGTCAGCTGTGCAACATGCCGGTGCAGCCGAACAAGGCCATCGTCGGCGCCAATGCCTTCTCCCACAGCTCCGGCATCCATCAGGACGGCGTGCTCAAGGCCAAGAACACCTACGAGATCATCACCCCCGAGAGCATCGGCCTGACCCAGAACAGCCTCAACATGACCTCCCGCTCCGGCCGCCACGTGATCAAGCACCGCATGGAGAGCATGGGCTACCTCGAGAGCAGCTACGACCTCGACGACCTCTACGGCAAGTTCCTGACCCTGGCCGACAAGAAGGGCCAGGTGTTCGATTATGATCTCGAGGCGCTCGCCTTCTTCAGCCAGATCCACGAGGAGCCCGAGCACTTCAAGCTGGAGTACCTCGGCGTGCAGAGCGGCAGCTCGGTGCTCGCCACCGCCTCGGTCAAGCTGAAGGTGGGTCAAGATCTGATCTGCGAAGCGGCTACCGGCAACGGTCCTGTGGATGCGGTATACCAGTGCATCAATCGCATCACCGGCTACGAGATCCGCATCGACAAGTACGAGCTCAAAGGCAAGGGGGAAGGCAAGAACGCCCTCGGCCAGGTCGACATCGTCGCCGAATACAAGGGCCGCAAATTCCATGGCATGGGGCTGGCCACCGACATCATCGAATCCTCGGCCCAGGCCCTGGTCCATGTCATCAACAGCATCTGGCGCGCCGATCAGGTCGCCGAACAGATGGAACGCAATAACAGTATCAAATCGGAAACAGTCTGA
- the leuB gene encoding 3-isopropylmalate dehydrogenase, translated as MSSYRIAVLPGDGIGPEVMAEAIKVLAKVQTKFGFSLDYDRHDVGGIAIDNHGTPLPQSTIAGCEAADAVLFGSVGGPKWEHLPPNDQPERGALLPLRAHFKLFCNLRPARIYTGLEQFSPLRADISDRGFDIACVRELTGGIYFGQPKGREGEGATEKAFDTEVYHRFEIERIAKIAFESARVRRSKVTSIDKANVLASSILWREVVTQVAKSYPDVALNHMYIDNATMQLIKDPSQFDVLLCSNLFGDILSDECAMITGSMGLLPSASLNESGFGLFEPAGGSAPDIAGKGIANPIAQILSAALMLRYSLGQETAAQAIEQAVAQALAEGYFTADLHQATARHPVQSTADMGSQIAARI; from the coding sequence ATGAGCAGTTATCGGATCGCAGTATTGCCGGGTGACGGCATTGGCCCGGAAGTGATGGCCGAAGCCATCAAGGTGCTGGCCAAGGTACAGACCAAATTCGGCTTCTCCCTCGACTATGATCGCCACGACGTCGGCGGCATCGCCATCGACAACCATGGCACCCCGCTGCCACAAAGCACCATAGCCGGCTGCGAAGCGGCCGATGCCGTGCTGTTCGGCTCGGTCGGTGGCCCCAAGTGGGAGCACCTGCCGCCGAACGATCAGCCGGAGCGCGGCGCCCTGCTGCCCCTGCGTGCCCACTTCAAACTGTTCTGCAACCTGCGTCCGGCCCGCATCTACACCGGTCTCGAGCAGTTCTCGCCGCTGCGCGCCGACATCTCCGATCGCGGCTTTGACATCGCCTGCGTGCGCGAGCTGACCGGCGGCATCTACTTCGGCCAGCCCAAGGGGCGCGAGGGGGAAGGTGCCACCGAGAAGGCGTTCGACACCGAGGTGTATCACCGCTTCGAGATCGAGCGCATCGCCAAGATAGCGTTCGAATCAGCCCGGGTGCGCCGCAGCAAAGTGACCTCCATCGACAAGGCCAACGTGCTCGCCTCCTCCATCCTGTGGCGCGAGGTGGTGACCCAGGTTGCCAAGTCCTACCCGGATGTGGCGCTGAACCACATGTATATCGACAACGCCACCATGCAGCTCATCAAGGATCCGTCCCAGTTCGACGTGCTGCTCTGCTCCAACCTGTTCGGTGACATCCTCTCCGACGAGTGCGCCATGATCACCGGCTCCATGGGGCTACTGCCCTCCGCCAGCCTGAACGAATCAGGCTTCGGCCTGTTCGAACCGGCCGGTGGCTCGGCGCCGGACATCGCCGGCAAAGGCATCGCCAACCCCATAGCCCAGATCCTCTCCGCCGCCCTGATGCTGCGCTACAGTCTGGGCCAGGAAACCGCCGCCCAGGCCATCGAGCAGGCCGTGGCCCAAGCCCTGGCCGAGGGTTACTTCACCGCCGATCTGCACCAGGCAACGGCCCGTCACCCGGTGCAGAGCACCGCCGACATGGGCTCCCAGATCGCCGCGCGCATCTGA
- the leuC gene encoding 3-isopropylmalate dehydratase large subunit: MSKTLYQKVFDAHVVREVAGETPLIYIDRHLVHEVTSPQAFDGLRAMNRPLRRPDLTWATMDHNVSTTTKDIAASGEMARIQMETLADNCKEFGVRLYDLNHQYQGIVHVMGPELGITLPGTTIVCGDSHTATHGAFGSLAFGIGTSEVEHVMATQTLKQGRAKTMRISVNGKLAEGISAKDVVLAIIGKVGHAGGTGYVVEFAGDAIAGLSMEGRMTVCNMAIELGAKAGMIAPDQTTIDYIRGKVFAPKGEALEQAIAYWQGLGSDADATFDAEVVLDAAAIAPQVTWGTNPGQVISVNEPIPDPDSFADLMEQQSARKALAYMDLQPGQRLSDVTIDKVFIGSCTNSRIEDLRAAAAIARGRKVAAGVQALVVPGSEQVKAQAEAEGLDKIFIEAGFEWRLPGCSMCLAMNNDRLQPGERCASTSNRNFEGRQGRAGRTHLVSPAMAAAAAVTGRFADIRAL, from the coding sequence ATGTCCAAGACCCTCTATCAGAAAGTGTTCGACGCCCATGTGGTGCGTGAAGTGGCAGGCGAAACGCCGCTCATCTACATAGACCGCCACCTGGTACACGAAGTGACCAGCCCGCAGGCGTTCGACGGCCTGCGCGCCATGAACCGGCCGCTGCGGCGCCCGGATCTCACCTGGGCCACCATGGATCACAACGTCTCCACCACCACCAAGGACATCGCCGCCTCCGGCGAGATGGCCCGCATCCAGATGGAGACGCTCGCCGACAACTGCAAGGAGTTCGGCGTCCGGCTCTACGATCTGAACCACCAGTATCAGGGCATAGTCCACGTGATGGGGCCTGAGCTCGGCATCACCCTGCCCGGCACCACCATAGTCTGCGGCGACTCCCACACCGCCACCCACGGCGCCTTCGGCTCCCTGGCGTTCGGTATCGGCACCTCGGAGGTGGAGCACGTGATGGCCACCCAGACCCTGAAGCAGGGCCGGGCCAAGACCATGCGCATCAGCGTCAACGGCAAGCTGGCCGAGGGCATCAGCGCCAAGGACGTGGTGCTCGCCATCATAGGCAAGGTCGGTCACGCCGGCGGCACCGGTTACGTGGTGGAGTTCGCGGGGGACGCCATCGCGGGTCTCTCCATGGAAGGGCGCATGACGGTGTGCAACATGGCCATCGAGCTCGGCGCCAAGGCGGGCATGATAGCCCCCGACCAGACCACCATCGACTACATCCGCGGCAAGGTGTTCGCCCCCAAGGGTGAGGCGCTGGAGCAGGCCATCGCCTACTGGCAGGGACTGGGCAGCGATGCCGATGCCACATTCGATGCCGAGGTGGTGCTGGATGCCGCCGCCATCGCGCCCCAGGTGACCTGGGGCACCAACCCGGGCCAGGTGATCTCCGTCAATGAGCCCATTCCGGATCCAGACTCCTTCGCCGATCTGATGGAGCAGCAGTCCGCCCGCAAGGCGCTCGCCTACATGGATCTGCAGCCGGGTCAGAGGCTCAGCGACGTCACCATCGACAAGGTGTTCATCGGATCCTGTACCAACAGCCGCATCGAGGATCTGCGTGCCGCCGCCGCTATCGCCCGTGGCCGCAAGGTCGCCGCCGGAGTGCAGGCGCTGGTGGTGCCGGGCTCGGAGCAGGTCAAGGCCCAGGCCGAGGCCGAGGGTCTCGACAAGATCTTCATCGAGGCGGGCTTCGAGTGGCGTCTGCCCGGCTGCTCCATGTGTCTGGCCATGAACAACGACCGGCTGCAACCGGGGGAGCGCTGCGCCTCCACCAGCAACCGTAACTTCGAGGGGCGTCAGGGCCGTGCCGGCCGCACCCATCTGGTGAGCCCGGCCATGGCCGCCGCCGCCGCCGTCACCGGTCGTTTCGCCGACATTCGCGCACTGTAA